A window from Desulfurispora thermophila DSM 16022 encodes these proteins:
- the aroF gene encoding 3-deoxy-7-phosphoheptulonate synthase yields MKNAVQAIMPEKLFSRERVAEGTLVRAGGVTIGGREIVVMAGPCAVEDREQLLGAAQAVKNAGAAVLRGGAFKPRTSPYSFQGLGEEGLKMLAEVRDITGLPVITEVMDPRQVVLVADYADILQIGTRNMQNYTLLREVAGAGKPVLLKRGQSATIEEWLLAAEYILAAGNSQVILCERGIRGFDPILRNTLDLASVAVVKQMTHLPVIVDPSHAVGKWHYVPAMARAAVAAGADGLLIEVHPCPERALCDGQQSLTPEHFALLMGQLQHVARAVGRTLSL; encoded by the coding sequence ATGAAAAATGCTGTGCAAGCAATTATGCCGGAAAAACTTTTCAGCCGGGAAAGAGTGGCGGAAGGCACTCTGGTCAGGGCCGGTGGTGTAACTATTGGCGGTAGGGAAATAGTGGTGATGGCCGGACCATGCGCGGTGGAGGACCGGGAGCAATTGCTGGGAGCAGCGCAGGCAGTGAAAAATGCCGGGGCGGCCGTGCTGCGGGGCGGTGCCTTCAAGCCCCGCACTTCCCCCTACAGCTTTCAGGGGCTAGGGGAAGAAGGTTTGAAAATGCTGGCCGAGGTGCGTGATATAACCGGTTTGCCGGTGATCACCGAAGTGATGGATCCTCGCCAGGTTGTGCTGGTGGCGGATTATGCCGATATTTTGCAAATTGGTACGCGCAACATGCAGAACTACACACTGTTACGCGAGGTGGCCGGTGCCGGCAAGCCTGTATTGCTGAAAAGAGGACAGTCGGCGACCATAGAGGAATGGCTGCTGGCAGCCGAGTACATTCTGGCGGCCGGTAACAGTCAGGTAATCCTTTGCGAGAGGGGGATCAGGGGTTTTGACCCCATCCTGCGCAACACGCTGGATCTGGCTTCGGTGGCCGTTGTGAAACAAATGACCCACTTGCCGGTAATAGTTGATCCCAGCCACGCCGTGGGCAAATGGCATTATGTGCCGGCTATGGCCCGGGCGGCCGTGGCGGCCGGAGCGGACGGGTTGCTGATTGAAGTGCACCCCTGCCCGGAAAGGGCGCTCTGTGACGGTCAGCAATCCCTGACCCCGGAACATTTTGCACTGCTCATGGGGCAGTTGCAGCATGTGGCCAGGGCGGTGGGGAGAACATTGTCTTTATAA
- a CDS encoding flavodoxin family protein, with the protein MGFLKTVLGLVISARRLGNSELLVKEIMDSVPEPCSRQLIRLTELKIEPCQACYRCLQPGSSCKINDDFNFLISKIMECDALVIGLPVYFLGPHASYKMLADRLLGAGHYAEHTRGKPCVLVIPYGMPGWEGYARVAAVTLPGLLQMRVVDIWQVHAALPGEALLMPENQARARSLGSKLFSGQLYSPARWECPRCGGDLFRLLEGGGIQCPACGAQGTWQTDGEVGFASEGYYRFSREQMEEHFGSWLVEMKDKFRREKERLKRVQEAYRDQNWWVGR; encoded by the coding sequence ATGGGCTTTTTGAAGACTGTGCTGGGGCTGGTAATTTCGGCCCGCCGCCTGGGCAACAGTGAGCTGCTGGTAAAAGAGATCATGGACAGTGTACCGGAACCCTGTAGCAGACAATTAATTCGCTTGACAGAGCTGAAGATCGAGCCCTGCCAGGCCTGCTACCGCTGTCTGCAGCCGGGCAGCAGTTGCAAAATAAACGATGACTTTAATTTTTTGATCAGTAAAATTATGGAATGCGATGCCCTGGTGATTGGTCTGCCGGTGTATTTTCTGGGACCGCACGCCAGTTATAAAATGCTGGCCGACCGCCTTCTGGGGGCGGGGCATTATGCGGAGCATACGCGGGGCAAGCCCTGTGTGTTGGTTATACCTTACGGCATGCCTGGCTGGGAGGGGTATGCCCGGGTAGCGGCTGTGACACTGCCGGGCCTCCTGCAGATGCGGGTGGTGGATATCTGGCAGGTACACGCTGCGCTGCCGGGTGAGGCTTTGCTAATGCCGGAAAACCAGGCCAGGGCGCGCTCCCTGGGCAGTAAATTGTTCAGCGGGCAGCTATACAGTCCTGCGCGGTGGGAATGTCCGCGCTGCGGGGGCGACCTTTTCCGGTTGCTGGAAGGGGGCGGAATTCAATGCCCGGCCTGTGGTGCGCAGGGCACCTGGCAAACTGATGGAGAGGTGGGTTTTGCCAGCGAAGGGTACTATCGTTTCAGCCGGGAGCAAATGGAGGAACACTTTGGCAGCTGGTTGGTGGAGATGAAAGACAAATTTCGCCGGGAAAAAGAGCGGCTGAAGCGTGTGCAGGAGGCATATCGTGATCAAAACTGGTGGGTCGGACGGTAA
- a CDS encoding putative sulfate exporter family transporter produces MSEHGVSYVPKPVLKDEDWWAVWLGLFIFALGLGPIYGVEPLGWVSKVGTWVDLSKAIAPISKNYHISGPVSALLTYLFMLVLTTIGAYFMGARPGRFIAGFTIIYWITFICIIIGENAYISATPDKLAKFKIGWSLGLGEMGFVFAMIVGLIIGNFFTGFAKFLEEAAKPEWFIKTGIVILGAAIGIKTVSALGLATTVIVRGLCAVVEAYLIYWPVVYFVARRFFKFTPEWAAPLASGISICGVSAAIATGAAIRSRPVIPVILAAVIIVFVAVELLFLPFVAAAFLYHDPMVAGAWMGLAVKSDGGAIASGTVTESLILAKALKAMGVKWQEGWILMATTTTKMFIDIFIGLWAFILAIIWSMYKIGKNGTGGQLDSKVSSAEIWHRFPKFVIGFTLTFLILLLMGLNDKSIVKAATEGSNHANALRTLFFALCFFSIGLVTNVRKLWQEGMGRIVGVYAVCLFGFILWVGLFISWLFYHGITPPVISG; encoded by the coding sequence TTGTCCGAGCACGGTGTGTCTTATGTGCCCAAGCCAGTTCTGAAGGATGAAGACTGGTGGGCGGTTTGGCTGGGTCTGTTTATTTTTGCTCTGGGTCTGGGACCCATCTATGGCGTGGAGCCGCTGGGCTGGGTAAGCAAAGTGGGCACCTGGGTGGATCTGAGCAAAGCCATCGCTCCCATTTCAAAAAATTACCACATCAGCGGACCTGTTTCGGCTTTATTGACCTATTTGTTCATGCTGGTGCTGACCACCATTGGCGCTTACTTCATGGGCGCCCGTCCCGGTCGCTTCATCGCCGGTTTTACTATTATTTACTGGATAACTTTTATTTGCATAATTATTGGGGAAAACGCCTACATTTCCGCCACGCCGGACAAACTGGCCAAGTTCAAGATCGGCTGGTCGCTGGGGCTGGGCGAGATGGGCTTTGTTTTCGCCATGATTGTGGGCCTTATTATCGGTAACTTCTTCACTGGCTTTGCCAAATTCCTGGAAGAAGCAGCCAAACCGGAATGGTTTATCAAAACCGGTATTGTTATCCTGGGCGCTGCCATCGGTATCAAGACGGTCTCCGCTCTTGGCCTGGCCACCACCGTAATTGTGCGGGGCCTGTGTGCAGTGGTGGAAGCCTACCTGATCTACTGGCCGGTGGTATACTTTGTGGCCCGCCGCTTCTTCAAGTTCACTCCCGAGTGGGCCGCACCCCTGGCCTCGGGCATCTCCATCTGCGGTGTCTCGGCCGCCATCGCCACCGGCGCGGCCATCCGCTCCCGCCCGGTCATCCCGGTCATCCTGGCCGCGGTAATCATTGTTTTTGTGGCCGTTGAGCTCCTGTTTCTGCCCTTCGTAGCCGCCGCTTTCCTCTATCACGATCCCATGGTGGCCGGGGCCTGGATGGGCCTGGCGGTGAAAAGTGACGGCGGGGCCATTGCCAGCGGCACGGTCACCGAATCGTTGATCCTGGCCAAGGCCTTGAAAGCAATGGGTGTAAAGTGGCAGGAAGGATGGATTTTGATGGCCACCACCACCACCAAGATGTTCATTGACATCTTTATTGGCCTGTGGGCATTTATCCTGGCCATAATCTGGTCTATGTACAAAATTGGTAAAAATGGTACCGGCGGGCAGCTGGATAGCAAGGTTTCCTCAGCGGAAATCTGGCACCGCTTCCCCAAATTTGTCATCGGCTTCACCCTCACCTTCCTTATCCTGCTGCTCATGGGCCTCAATGACAAGAGTATTGTCAAGGCGGCCACGGAAGGCTCCAACCACGCCAACGCTCTGCGCACTTTGTTCTTTGCCCTGTGCTTCTTCTCCATCGGCCTGGTCACCAATGTGCGCAAGCTGTGGCAAGAGGGCATGGGACGCATTGTGGGCGTGTACGCCGTCTGCCTGTTCGGATTTATCCTCTGGGTGGGCCTGTTTATTTCCTGGCTCTTCTACCACGGTATTACCCCGCCCGTCATCAGCGGTTAA
- a CDS encoding long-chain-fatty-acid--CoA ligase, with amino-acid sequence MTRAADNFPQRTAIIFQEQEINYRQYAGRVGLLAGGLKGLGIKPGDFVVFLLPNHMEFNIAYFAVVTCGAVVVPVNPLFKGPELRHILSDCQARAVFTVPPFIPLLKDLQVELPHLKHIIALGLTGPVPDVVDYRALMAGPLDLSRPPVGEQDVAALLYTSGTTGTPKGAMLTHDNLTFDAHAVTSFIGVDHTERYIAVLPLFHAFAGTVCILATACTGASVVIMDKFDPRATVRAIRQHQVTIFPAVPTMFAAMLAAARDLEAADFASLKMFVSGGAALPQELYRTLEAKFGVAILEGNGPTETSPISYVNPYHGVRKIGSVGPPLPGVEVIIADENDQELPRGQVGEILVRGRNVMKGYLNQPEATAQVLRGGWFHTGDLGTMDEDGYVYIVDRKKDLILVGGFNVYPREVEEVLYRHPAVAEAAVIGLPDEMRGEVPVAFVVLKPGQEVTARQIIKYCQENLASYKCPRQVVFKEELPKMANGKIFKRAIKEQALAERQ; translated from the coding sequence TTGACCAGAGCGGCGGATAACTTTCCGCAGCGTACAGCAATTATTTTTCAAGAGCAGGAAATAAACTACCGGCAGTATGCCGGCCGGGTGGGGCTGCTGGCCGGTGGGCTGAAGGGCCTGGGCATTAAGCCCGGTGACTTTGTGGTTTTTCTTTTGCCCAACCACATGGAGTTCAACATTGCCTATTTTGCCGTGGTTACCTGTGGAGCCGTTGTGGTGCCGGTAAACCCGCTTTTCAAGGGTCCCGAGTTGAGGCATATTCTTAGTGATTGTCAGGCCCGGGCGGTGTTCACAGTACCTCCCTTTATTCCACTATTAAAAGACCTGCAGGTCGAACTACCCCACTTAAAACACATTATCGCCCTGGGGCTGACCGGGCCCGTGCCGGATGTGGTGGACTACCGGGCATTGATGGCCGGGCCGCTGGATTTAAGCAGACCGCCGGTGGGCGAGCAGGACGTGGCCGCCCTATTATACACTTCGGGTACCACAGGCACGCCCAAGGGGGCCATGCTCACCCATGACAACCTGACCTTTGATGCCCACGCGGTGACTTCATTCATCGGTGTTGACCATACCGAGCGCTATATTGCCGTGCTGCCACTTTTTCACGCTTTCGCTGGGACGGTATGCATTCTGGCCACGGCCTGCACCGGGGCCTCGGTGGTGATTATGGACAAATTTGACCCCCGGGCCACTGTGCGAGCCATCCGCCAGCATCAGGTGACCATTTTTCCGGCCGTGCCCACCATGTTTGCCGCCATGTTGGCGGCGGCGCGCGACCTGGAGGCGGCGGACTTCGCTTCTTTGAAGATGTTTGTTTCCGGCGGGGCGGCGCTGCCGCAGGAGCTTTACCGCACACTGGAGGCCAAATTCGGCGTGGCTATCCTGGAAGGTAACGGCCCCACAGAGACCTCGCCCATTTCTTATGTCAACCCGTATCACGGTGTGCGCAAAATCGGTTCGGTGGGGCCGCCGCTGCCCGGTGTGGAAGTGATCATCGCCGATGAAAACGACCAGGAGTTGCCGCGCGGTCAGGTGGGTGAGATTCTGGTGCGCGGTCGCAATGTGATGAAGGGCTACCTGAACCAGCCCGAGGCCACGGCCCAGGTGCTGAGGGGCGGCTGGTTCCACACCGGTGACCTGGGTACCATGGATGAAGACGGTTATGTCTATATTGTGGATCGCAAAAAAGACCTGATTCTGGTGGGCGGGTTCAATGTTTACCCGCGCGAAGTGGAAGAAGTGCTCTACCGCCACCCGGCGGTGGCCGAGGCGGCGGTGATTGGCCTGCCTGACGAAATGCGCGGCGAAGTGCCGGTAGCTTTTGTGGTCTTAAAGCCCGGCCAGGAGGTAACGGCCCGCCAGATTATAAAATATTGTCAGGAGAACCTGGCTTCTTACAAGTGCCCCCGGCAGGTGGTCTTTAAAGAGGAATTGCCCAAAATGGCCAACGGCAAGATCTTTAAGCGAGCCATCAAAGAGCAGGCGCTGGCCGAAAGGCAGTGA
- a CDS encoding class I SAM-dependent methyltransferase, with protein MSHLQWFNEKAAIWDNIATEQTRQRLWQIIQSLNIAPGSRILDVATGTGILIPWLMAAAGPTGQVTAIDFAPRMIEEAQKKHPGGVLLLVADVHNLPFADQSFDEVVCNSAFPHFAHQARAMGEMARVLVTGGRLTICHPAPREELNDFHRRLGGVVGNDMLPDATAMQEMARASGLERVSIADGPETYLFTAFRPAPAL; from the coding sequence GTGTCACACCTGCAGTGGTTTAATGAAAAAGCCGCCATCTGGGACAACATTGCCACAGAGCAAACCCGGCAGCGGCTTTGGCAGATTATCCAAAGTCTAAACATTGCCCCCGGCAGCCGCATCCTGGATGTGGCCACGGGTACGGGCATATTGATCCCCTGGCTGATGGCCGCTGCCGGTCCCACCGGCCAGGTCACGGCCATAGACTTTGCCCCGCGCATGATTGAGGAAGCGCAAAAAAAGCACCCCGGCGGGGTGCTGCTATTGGTGGCCGACGTGCACAATCTGCCTTTTGCCGACCAGAGCTTTGATGAAGTGGTTTGCAACTCGGCCTTTCCCCACTTCGCCCATCAGGCCCGGGCCATGGGTGAAATGGCCCGCGTGCTGGTGACAGGCGGGCGGCTGACCATCTGTCATCCGGCGCCGCGGGAGGAACTGAACGATTTTCACCGCCGCCTGGGCGGTGTGGTGGGCAACGATATGCTGCCCGATGCGACCGCCATGCAGGAAATGGCCCGTGCCTCCGGCCTTGAGCGGGTAAGTATTGCCGACGGCCCGGAAACCTATCTGTTCACTGCCTTTCGGCCAGCGCCTGCTCTTTGA
- a CDS encoding ABC transporter ATP-binding protein, with protein MLLEVRNLYKSFGSGKKKEPVLQGVNLCLAAGEVVALAGLSGAGKSTLLHIVAGLEKADRGEIHLGTPVKPGPGDKRHRPLSIIFQDPLAALSPHLTVEKSVAEPLILQGIRGQECTARVRQALQNVRLTPPEEYLSRYPHQLSGGQCQRVALARAIITRPAWLLADEPTSMLDVSTRAEILELLREQAGRGSGILLTMHDLAAASYIADRLLILHEGRIVEEGSPQQILSAPTHEFTRRLLQLATKPVAHQQNKISGGDFCVTPAVV; from the coding sequence GTGCTCTTAGAAGTGCGCAACCTGTATAAAAGTTTTGGCAGTGGAAAAAAGAAGGAACCTGTACTGCAGGGCGTCAACCTGTGCCTGGCCGCCGGTGAAGTGGTAGCTCTGGCCGGGCTTTCGGGTGCCGGTAAGAGCACACTCTTGCACATCGTAGCCGGACTGGAAAAAGCCGACCGGGGAGAAATCCACCTGGGCACCCCTGTCAAACCTGGTCCGGGAGATAAACGACACCGTCCGCTGTCGATCATTTTCCAGGATCCGCTGGCTGCCCTTTCCCCACACCTGACGGTGGAGAAAAGTGTGGCCGAACCCCTGATACTGCAGGGGATCCGGGGGCAGGAATGCACTGCCCGGGTGCGGCAGGCGCTGCAAAACGTGCGGCTCACTCCGCCCGAGGAATACCTGTCCCGCTACCCGCACCAGCTTTCCGGCGGCCAGTGCCAGCGGGTGGCCCTGGCCCGGGCCATCATCACCCGCCCGGCCTGGCTTTTGGCCGACGAGCCCACCTCTATGCTGGACGTTTCCACCCGGGCGGAAATCCTGGAACTGCTCCGGGAACAGGCCGGGCGGGGCAGCGGGATACTGCTGACCATGCACGACCTGGCCGCCGCCAGTTACATCGCCGACCGCCTGCTCATCCTGCACGAGGGCCGGATTGTGGAAGAAGGCAGCCCGCAGCAAATCCTCTCCGCCCCCACCCACGAATTTACCCGCCGCCTGCTGCAACTGGCCACAAAGCCGGTTGCCCACCAGCAGAATAAAATATCAGGAGGAGATTTTTGTGTCACACCTGCAGTGGTTTAA
- a CDS encoding ABC transporter ATP-binding protein: MLKITDLTLQTADGKKYPLWNLSLAVPPGQCLAVVGESGGGKSSLAWAALGYPRPGQRVVDGQVLFDQQNMLALSAAQRQTLYFRQISLLPQEAMQCFHPTRRLRTALEELCPSEKRTRLLQRAADLATALDLPAQVWDKYPHQLSGGQKQRLSLVLALLHQPRLVILDEPTSALDVLGQRLVEQVLARTKEEQGSSLLLCTHDLEMAARLADSIAVLYAGQIVELLPAGKLAIACHPYTRGLLASLPRLSRQKQCCRSIPGQASVLHGPPAACSFAPRCPVAQERCQRENPPLRPLAGGQVRCFYPCS; the protein is encoded by the coding sequence GTGTTGAAAATCACCGACCTTACTCTGCAAACCGCTGATGGAAAAAAATACCCTCTGTGGAACCTCTCCCTGGCAGTTCCCCCAGGCCAGTGTCTGGCCGTGGTAGGCGAATCGGGAGGCGGCAAGTCCAGCCTGGCCTGGGCCGCTCTGGGGTATCCCCGTCCCGGGCAGCGGGTGGTGGATGGTCAGGTGCTTTTTGACCAGCAAAACATGCTGGCCTTGTCAGCAGCCCAGCGCCAGACCCTGTATTTCCGGCAGATCAGCCTGCTGCCCCAGGAGGCTATGCAGTGCTTCCACCCCACCCGCCGGCTGCGCACCGCGCTGGAGGAACTCTGCCCTTCGGAGAAGCGCACCCGCTTGCTGCAACGAGCCGCTGACCTAGCCACCGCCCTGGATCTGCCGGCGCAGGTCTGGGACAAGTACCCCCATCAGCTCTCAGGCGGCCAAAAGCAGCGCTTATCTCTGGTGCTGGCCCTGCTGCACCAACCCCGTTTGGTCATACTGGATGAGCCCACTTCCGCCCTGGACGTGCTGGGCCAGCGGCTGGTAGAGCAAGTGCTGGCCCGCACCAAAGAAGAACAGGGCAGCAGCCTGCTCCTGTGTACCCACGACCTGGAAATGGCGGCACGGCTGGCTGATAGCATAGCAGTGCTGTACGCCGGGCAAATAGTGGAACTTTTACCAGCCGGCAAATTAGCAATCGCCTGCCACCCTTACACCCGCGGTTTGCTGGCATCACTGCCGCGCCTGAGCAGACAGAAGCAGTGCTGCCGCAGCATTCCGGGTCAGGCTTCAGTGCTGCACGGTCCACCGGCCGCCTGTAGTTTTGCCCCCCGTTGCCCGGTCGCTCAAGAGCGCTGCCAGCGGGAAAATCCGCCCCTCCGGCCTCTGGCCGGCGGGCAGGTGAGGTGTTTTTACCCGTGCTCTTAG
- a CDS encoding ABC transporter permease translates to MHNLRREIGQLTGDGYATGGLLICVLLLLLALTAPLLAPFTPENTSGPVLAPPNPPHWLGTNALGQDVLSQLLFGLRTSLLVGLSTGLASTLLGLLLGSLAGYYPGWPGIIIMRLVDVFMTIPRLPLIILLAVFLRPRLVNVILVLIFLTWPDITRTVRSCVLSLRQREYIKFAALSGAGFPYILRRHLLAELLPLLIAKTVNTASYAIAAEAGLSFLGLGDPSHKSLGVIIRSALDYPGILWTPAWQWWFLPAALLVSLAVLGFTLTGYALERRFSPQRE, encoded by the coding sequence ATGCACAACCTGCGCCGGGAAATAGGCCAGCTCACGGGCGACGGCTATGCCACCGGCGGTCTGCTCATCTGCGTCCTGCTGCTACTTCTAGCTTTGACCGCCCCCCTGCTGGCCCCTTTTACGCCGGAAAACACCAGCGGTCCCGTGCTGGCACCACCCAACCCGCCCCACTGGTTGGGCACCAACGCCCTGGGTCAGGACGTCCTCAGCCAGCTGCTCTTCGGCCTGCGCACATCCTTGCTGGTGGGCCTCAGCACCGGCCTGGCCAGCACCCTGCTGGGTCTGCTGCTGGGCAGCCTGGCCGGTTATTACCCCGGCTGGCCGGGAATCATCATCATGCGCCTGGTGGATGTGTTCATGACCATCCCCCGCCTGCCGCTGATCATTTTGTTGGCGGTTTTTTTGAGACCACGTCTGGTTAATGTGATCCTGGTTTTGATCTTTCTAACCTGGCCCGACATCACGCGCACAGTACGCTCCTGTGTACTTTCCCTGCGCCAGCGGGAATACATCAAATTTGCCGCTTTGAGCGGTGCCGGTTTTCCCTACATCCTGCGCCGCCACCTGCTGGCCGAACTGCTGCCCCTGCTGATAGCCAAAACTGTCAACACAGCCAGTTACGCCATCGCGGCCGAAGCCGGACTGAGTTTTTTAGGTCTGGGCGACCCTTCCCATAAGAGCCTGGGGGTGATCATCCGCTCCGCCCTGGACTACCCGGGTATACTGTGGACACCGGCCTGGCAGTGGTGGTTTTTGCCTGCCGCGCTTTTAGTCAGCCTGGCCGTGCTGGGCTTCACCCTGACCGGCTATGCCCTGGAAAGAAGGTTTTCTCCCCAGAGGGAGTAG
- a CDS encoding ABC transporter permease: MSAYLRRRAATYLLVLVAALAINFFLPRAMPGDPLQEMSSSTGNLAVALDEDTILALQRYYGLDRPLSEQFVNYLTALGHVDLGFSISYRAPVSQVVARALPWTLLITFSALLLTFALAILTATSFALGNRNGETALLVPAILLDSMPPFITGSFLLIIFGVKLGWLPISGAFSNFTGPSAGHKLLDIAAHALLPVLSLSCAGFFSAYLLVRNSLTMVKNQPFVHMAYLKGLSEKRIRYHYVLRTALLPVVTFFGLRLARLIGGAMLVEVLFAYPGLGRLTYEAVLACDYPLLQGVFFIFTIWVLLVNLCTDLLYLRLDPRVKEV; this comes from the coding sequence ATGTCCGCCTACCTGCGCCGCCGGGCGGCCACCTACCTGCTGGTACTGGTGGCCGCTCTGGCCATTAATTTTTTTCTGCCCCGGGCCATGCCGGGTGATCCTCTGCAGGAAATGAGCAGTTCGACCGGTAATCTGGCTGTGGCTCTGGATGAAGATACCATCCTGGCCCTGCAGCGCTATTATGGACTGGATCGTCCGCTGTCCGAGCAGTTCGTCAACTATCTTACCGCCCTCGGTCACGTCGACCTGGGTTTTTCCATCAGCTACCGGGCGCCGGTGAGCCAGGTGGTGGCGCGCGCCCTGCCCTGGACGCTGCTCATCACCTTTTCCGCCCTGCTGCTCACCTTTGCTCTGGCCATTTTGACCGCCACCAGCTTTGCCCTGGGGAATAGGAACGGGGAAACCGCCCTGCTTGTACCGGCCATTTTGCTGGACAGCATGCCCCCCTTTATCACAGGCAGCTTCCTGTTGATCATTTTCGGCGTCAAACTGGGCTGGCTGCCCATCAGCGGTGCTTTCAGCAATTTTACCGGGCCAAGCGCGGGGCATAAACTGCTGGACATTGCCGCCCACGCTTTGCTGCCCGTACTATCCCTGAGCTGTGCCGGCTTTTTCAGCGCCTATCTGCTGGTGCGCAACAGCCTGACCATGGTGAAAAACCAGCCCTTTGTGCACATGGCTTACTTAAAGGGCCTGAGTGAAAAACGTATCCGCTACCATTATGTGCTGCGCACCGCCCTTTTGCCCGTGGTCACTTTTTTCGGCCTGCGCCTGGCCCGGCTAATCGGCGGTGCCATGCTGGTGGAAGTGCTCTTCGCCTACCCCGGCCTGGGCCGCCTCACATATGAGGCCGTCCTGGCCTGCGACTACCCTCTGTTGCAAGGTGTCTTTTTCATCTTCACCATCTGGGTGCTGCTGGTCAACCTGTGCACCGACCTGCTCTACCTGCGCCTGGACCCGCGCGTGAAGGAGGTGTAA
- a CDS encoding ABC transporter substrate-binding protein: protein MSKPSTRQSILLAALTLLLALLLSGCSGSATSTGGPAPSGSQGTTIAELKLPAEDWGLPTPFTFYPRGPGYLHLSFVYDTLLWKNDKEVIPWLAQEWQVSPDQLTWTFKLRPGIKWQDGQSLTARDVVFTFDYLGKNNFEWAKFDMIDNISAPDEQTVVFKLKKPFVPFMQQIAGNVPIIPQHVWQNIQDPRKEARPELCVGSGPYRLVSYDKSQGTYEYTANKDFFLGEPRVKKLLFVPASDKVAALEKGDIHAGDIPASLLARFEQDKRFKVLSGAAFWVLKLQFNMDKEPFNQPAVRQAVAFAINRQELIEKAVPGGLKGAKPGNPGFLPPESDWFDQQYYDLYPYDINKAKELLQQAGIADRDNDGIAEDKKGQKMQFTLLAPQQYSREAENIKLMLKEAGLALDLKLVNIKAIDNLVKSKQFDLAVNGHGGLGGDPSMIMGFGVARGGIRTPGTPESPAYLQVAQKLLVTPDETQRRALASRMQKMYAQELPCLPLYYPVWYFAYNPQVFDGWFYTCKGGIGIGIPMLYNKLAFVGGK, encoded by the coding sequence ATGTCCAAACCATCCACCCGGCAATCCATCCTGCTGGCCGCCCTGACTCTGCTGCTCGCGCTATTGCTCAGCGGCTGCAGCGGCTCTGCCACCAGCACCGGAGGCCCGGCCCCCTCCGGCAGCCAGGGTACAACCATCGCCGAGCTCAAACTGCCCGCGGAAGACTGGGGCCTGCCCACCCCCTTCACCTTCTATCCCCGGGGCCCCGGTTATCTGCACCTGAGCTTTGTTTACGACACACTGCTCTGGAAAAACGACAAAGAAGTCATCCCCTGGCTGGCACAGGAATGGCAGGTCAGCCCGGACCAGCTCACCTGGACGTTCAAGCTGCGCCCCGGCATAAAATGGCAGGACGGCCAGTCCCTCACCGCCCGGGATGTGGTTTTCACCTTTGACTACCTGGGTAAAAACAACTTTGAGTGGGCCAAATTTGACATGATAGACAATATCAGCGCCCCCGATGAGCAAACAGTGGTATTCAAGTTAAAGAAACCCTTTGTGCCTTTTATGCAGCAGATCGCGGGCAATGTGCCCATCATACCGCAACACGTCTGGCAAAACATCCAGGATCCGCGTAAAGAAGCACGACCCGAACTGTGCGTGGGCAGCGGGCCCTACAGGCTGGTCTCCTATGACAAAAGTCAGGGCACCTACGAATACACGGCCAATAAGGACTTTTTCCTGGGCGAACCGCGGGTGAAAAAGCTGCTCTTCGTCCCGGCCAGCGATAAAGTGGCCGCACTGGAAAAAGGCGATATCCATGCCGGCGACATACCCGCCTCCTTGCTGGCCAGGTTTGAGCAGGACAAACGATTTAAAGTGCTCAGCGGTGCTGCTTTCTGGGTACTCAAACTGCAGTTCAATATGGACAAGGAGCCCTTCAACCAGCCCGCTGTGCGACAGGCCGTCGCCTTTGCCATCAATCGCCAGGAATTAATCGAAAAAGCAGTGCCCGGCGGTCTGAAAGGTGCCAAACCGGGCAACCCCGGATTTTTGCCGCCTGAATCGGACTGGTTTGATCAGCAGTACTACGACCTGTACCCATATGACATCAACAAAGCCAAAGAGCTACTGCAACAAGCCGGCATTGCCGACCGGGACAATGATGGTATCGCCGAAGATAAAAAGGGACAGAAAATGCAGTTCACCCTGCTGGCTCCCCAGCAATACAGCCGTGAGGCCGAAAATATCAAGTTGATGCTCAAAGAGGCCGGGCTGGCCCTGGATCTCAAACTGGTCAATATCAAAGCCATTGACAACCTGGTCAAGAGTAAGCAGTTCGACCTGGCGGTTAACGGACACGGCGGCCTGGGCGGCGACCCATCCATGATCATGGGCTTTGGTGTAGCCCGCGGCGGTATCCGCACACCCGGCACACCGGAAAGTCCGGCCTACCTCCAGGTAGCTCAAAAATTGCTGGTTACCCCCGATGAAACCCAGCGCCGCGCCCTGGCTTCCCGGATGCAAAAAATGTATGCCCAGGAGCTGCCCTGTCTGCCCCTCTACTACCCGGTGTGGTACTTCGCGTACAACCCGCAAGTTTTTGACGGCTGGTTCTACACCTGCAAGGGGGGTATCGGCATAGGCATCCCCATGCTTTATAACAAACTGGCCTTTGTAGGAGGAAAATAA